The Streptomyces sp. P9-A4 genome contains a region encoding:
- a CDS encoding permease: MDELRALGLFILFEVLHYLPWFLVAIVLGIAVQRLSIDVVARRSFAHGRRGILGIAIVTAIGAFSPFCSFTVIPLIRRFLIAGVPLSAVMSFWIASPSMDPEIYALSAAQLGLPITTARLVGALVLSFGAGLIVLALERRGRFADPLLDSAEEKTPAKSCSQETVAAPESACSTAKATVPQPVSVGGGGAGSGGTSEGGCGGAAQESAPEAGGCSTAARNDADDDGTPWRVLVRRDIRNLRAGEILKEIVSDSLILGKWLLLAIVLEALIVRYVPTDVVSGILGTDGFLSVLVAGLISVPLYLNGVGAIPVVEGLLDQGMVAAAGVTFLLGGAITTIPAMVAVKSVVKAKVFVFYLAVGLLGSVGIGLVTLPLL; encoded by the coding sequence GTGGACGAACTGCGGGCCCTTGGCCTGTTCATCCTGTTCGAGGTGCTGCACTATCTCCCGTGGTTCCTGGTCGCCATCGTCCTGGGGATCGCCGTACAGCGTCTGTCGATCGACGTGGTCGCGCGCCGCAGCTTCGCCCACGGACGCAGGGGCATCCTCGGCATCGCCATCGTCACGGCCATCGGAGCGTTCAGCCCCTTCTGCTCCTTCACCGTGATCCCGCTCATCCGCCGCTTCCTGATAGCCGGCGTCCCGCTCTCGGCGGTCATGTCGTTCTGGATCGCCTCCCCCTCCATGGACCCGGAGATCTACGCGCTCTCCGCCGCCCAGCTCGGGCTCCCGATAACAACGGCCCGCCTCGTCGGCGCCCTGGTTCTGAGCTTCGGCGCGGGCCTCATCGTCCTGGCGCTCGAACGTCGCGGGCGGTTCGCCGATCCGCTGCTCGACTCCGCCGAGGAGAAGACGCCCGCGAAATCCTGCTCCCAAGAAACGGTGGCCGCTCCCGAGTCGGCGTGCTCCACGGCGAAGGCGACCGTCCCGCAGCCCGTTTCCGTCGGTGGCGGCGGGGCCGGGAGCGGTGGTACGTCCGAGGGCGGCTGCGGGGGCGCCGCTCAGGAGTCCGCACCCGAGGCCGGTGGCTGCTCCACCGCGGCGCGGAACGACGCGGACGACGACGGCACTCCGTGGCGTGTGCTCGTTCGGCGTGACATCAGGAATCTCCGCGCCGGCGAGATCCTCAAGGAGATCGTCAGCGACTCGCTGATCCTGGGCAAGTGGCTGCTGCTCGCCATCGTCCTCGAAGCCCTGATCGTCCGATACGTGCCCACCGATGTCGTCTCGGGCATCCTCGGCACGGACGGCTTCCTTTCCGTCCTGGTCGCCGGGCTCATCAGCGTCCCGCTGTACCTCAACGGCGTCGGTGCCATCCCGGTCGTCGAGGGCCTTCTGGACCAGGGCATGGTCGCTGCCGCCGGTGTCACCTTCCTCCTCGGCGGCGCCATCACGACGATCCCGGCGATGGTGGCCGTCAAGAGCGTGGTCAAGGCGAAGGTCTTCGTCTTCTACCTCGCTGTCGGTCTCCTCGGTAGCGTGGGCATCGGCCTCGTCACGCTGCCTCTGCTCTGA
- a CDS encoding ArsR/SmtB family transcription factor has protein sequence MSNAKVLPVLEPEIAPCCPPLNERPLTAEEAERTATMFKALGDPVRLRLFSSVASHEGGEACVCDISDVGVSQPTVSHHLKKLKEAGLLSSERRGTWVYYRVEPAVLAAMGALLTKAASV, from the coding sequence ATGTCGAACGCGAAGGTGCTCCCGGTGCTGGAGCCCGAGATAGCGCCCTGCTGTCCGCCGCTGAACGAGCGACCGCTGACCGCCGAGGAAGCCGAGCGGACCGCCACCATGTTCAAGGCGCTGGGCGATCCGGTCCGACTGCGGCTCTTCTCCTCCGTCGCCTCGCACGAGGGCGGCGAGGCATGCGTCTGCGACATCTCCGACGTGGGGGTTTCCCAGCCCACGGTCAGTCACCACTTGAAGAAGCTGAAGGAGGCCGGGCTGCTCTCCTCGGAGCGGCGCGGCACCTGGGTCTACTACCGCGTCGAGCCCGCGGTCCTCGCAGCCATGGGAGCACTTCTCACCAAGGCCGCCTCGGTCTGA
- a CDS encoding oxygenase MpaB family protein, which produces MRQDADPGLFGPRSVTWQLHSDPVMWIAGVRALWLQALHPVAVRGVMINSSFRQDPWGRLMRTANFVGTLSYGTTEAAEAAGARVRGIHRRLGVDDPELLLWVHCAETDSYLAVARRSGIPLSDALADRYIDEHRTSARLVGLDPAGVPGSVAELAAYFDSVRPRLAAGPDARTVEDFLRRPPVQPALVPAREVIWRRVTALAYDTLPPYAHALYGQPAPPPDVVTHRLVATANLLRCVPARLRWRLPPRHILRAMDRLGPDTRPDPYAYPAPYPLSEEASILEKPGKA; this is translated from the coding sequence ATGAGACAGGACGCCGATCCCGGGCTTTTCGGGCCCCGTTCCGTGACCTGGCAGCTGCACAGCGATCCCGTCATGTGGATCGCGGGCGTGCGGGCCCTCTGGCTCCAGGCGCTGCATCCCGTCGCCGTGCGCGGAGTCATGATCAACAGCAGTTTCCGTCAGGACCCCTGGGGCCGGCTCATGCGGACCGCGAACTTCGTCGGGACCCTCAGCTACGGGACCACCGAAGCCGCGGAGGCGGCCGGCGCGCGGGTGCGGGGGATCCACCGGCGGCTCGGCGTCGACGATCCCGAACTGCTCCTCTGGGTGCACTGCGCCGAGACCGACTCCTACCTCGCCGTCGCACGGCGCTCCGGCATCCCGCTGAGCGATGCCCTGGCCGACCGGTACATCGACGAGCACCGGACCTCGGCCCGGCTGGTCGGGCTCGACCCGGCGGGCGTTCCGGGGTCCGTCGCCGAACTCGCCGCCTACTTCGACTCCGTGCGCCCACGGCTCGCCGCCGGCCCCGACGCCCGTACCGTCGAGGACTTCCTGCGCCGCCCGCCCGTCCAACCCGCGCTCGTACCGGCGCGCGAGGTGATCTGGCGGCGCGTGACGGCACTCGCGTACGACACCCTGCCCCCGTACGCCCACGCGCTCTACGGCCAACCCGCCCCGCCGCCGGACGTCGTCACCCACCGGCTCGTCGCCACCGCCAACCTCCTCCGCTGCGTGCCCGCCCGGCTGCGCTGGCGGCTGCCGCCCCGGCACATCCTCCGCGCCATGGACCGGCTCGGCCCGGACACCAGGCCCGACCCGTACGCGTACCCCGCCCCGTACCCACTGTCCGAGGAGGCGTCCATACTGGAGAAGCCGGGGAAGGCGTAG
- a CDS encoding NAD(P)-binding domain-containing protein has protein sequence MNVTVTDQLPVVVVGAGPVGLAAAAHLVGRGLEPLVLEVGGRAGAAVQEWSHVRLFSAWSELVDPVAEKLLAPAGWVKPDADSYPTGGDWAADYLQPLADVLGDRIRLDARVTGVSRTGRDRVVDADRERQPFTVHIRYGDGREERVLARAVIDASGTWSTPSPAGGDGLPALGERAAADRISYRVPDLNDHTERARYAGKRTAVIGSGASAFTALASLAALGTSEDGSGTRTAWILRRGVSGATFGGGSADQLPARGALGLAAKAAVEQGYAEAVTGFRTDAIERHGERLVLVAEDGRRLEPVDEVIVLTGFRPDLTFLDELRLGLDDRLQAPVELAPLIDPNQHSCGTVHPHGVKELAHPEEGVYVVGMKSYGRAPSFLALTGYEQVRSVVAAIAGDRESAERVELVLPETGVCGGAGLFDQPADTTTDGGGCCATPAAPPAAPPAAPPTVLQIGAGAPPASGGC, from the coding sequence GTGAACGTCACCGTCACCGACCAGCTGCCCGTCGTGGTCGTCGGAGCCGGGCCCGTCGGACTGGCCGCCGCCGCGCACCTCGTCGGCCGGGGCCTGGAGCCTTTGGTCCTGGAGGTCGGCGGCCGGGCGGGAGCAGCTGTACAGGAGTGGTCCCACGTGCGGCTCTTCTCCGCCTGGAGCGAGCTCGTCGACCCGGTCGCCGAGAAGCTGCTGGCCCCTGCCGGATGGGTGAAGCCCGACGCGGACTCGTACCCGACCGGCGGCGACTGGGCGGCCGACTACCTTCAGCCGCTCGCGGACGTCCTCGGCGACAGGATCCGGCTCGACGCCCGGGTCACCGGCGTCTCCCGAACCGGACGCGACCGTGTCGTCGACGCCGACCGCGAGCGGCAGCCCTTCACCGTGCACATCCGGTACGGCGACGGACGCGAGGAGCGCGTCCTCGCCCGGGCCGTGATCGATGCCTCCGGTACGTGGTCCACCCCGAGCCCGGCCGGCGGCGACGGACTCCCGGCCCTCGGCGAGCGCGCGGCGGCCGACCGGATCTCCTACCGCGTTCCCGACCTCAACGACCACACCGAGCGTGCCCGATATGCCGGCAAGCGCACCGCCGTCATCGGCTCCGGAGCCTCCGCCTTCACCGCGCTCGCCTCGCTCGCCGCCCTCGGCACGTCCGAAGACGGAAGCGGTACACGTACCGCCTGGATCCTGCGCCGGGGCGTCTCCGGTGCCACCTTCGGAGGGGGGAGCGCCGACCAGCTTCCCGCGCGTGGCGCCCTCGGACTCGCGGCGAAGGCCGCGGTCGAGCAGGGGTACGCGGAGGCCGTCACCGGCTTCCGTACGGACGCGATCGAGCGCCACGGCGAGCGCCTGGTCCTGGTCGCCGAGGACGGCCGTCGGCTCGAACCGGTCGACGAGGTCATCGTCCTGACCGGCTTCCGCCCCGACCTGACCTTCCTCGACGAGCTGCGTCTGGGGCTCGACGACCGCCTTCAGGCTCCCGTCGAGCTCGCTCCGCTCATCGACCCGAACCAGCACTCCTGCGGCACCGTCCACCCGCACGGTGTGAAGGAGTTGGCGCACCCGGAGGAGGGCGTGTACGTGGTGGGGATGAAGTCCTACGGCCGCGCGCCGTCCTTCCTCGCCCTCACCGGCTACGAGCAGGTCCGCTCGGTCGTCGCCGCCATCGCCGGTGACCGTGAGTCCGCCGAGCGCGTCGAGCTCGTACTCCCCGAGACCGGGGTCTGCGGCGGCGCCGGCCTCTTCGACCAGCCCGCCGACACCACGACCGACGGCGGCGGTTGCTGCGCGACCCCGGCCGCGCCCCCGGCCGCGCCCCCGGCCGCGCCCCCGACCGTGCTGCAGATCGGTGCCGGAGCCCCGCCCGCCTCCGGCGGCTGCTGA
- a CDS encoding phytoene desaturase family protein — protein sequence MTDPAPLPGVPGPSASASAASSASYDAVVVGGGHNGLVAAAYLARAGWSVLVLERLGSTGGAAVSTRPFAGVDARLSRYSYLVSLLPEKIVRELGLRFAVRKRSVSSYTPRGDGGLLVGGGPDRTRASFAALTGSDREYEAWQAFYARTGRVARRVFPTLTEPLPTRDALRARVDDADTWRMLFEEPLGVAVEREFADDLVRGVVLTDALIGTFADAHEPTLLQNRCFLYHVIGGGTGDWDVPVGGMGALTDALAGAARAAGADLRTGHEVTRIETDGRRAAITYRTAEGEGTVDAGHVLVNASPTDLAVLLGETPPPAPEGAQLKVNMLLTRLPKLRDRSVDPHEAFAGTFHIAEGYGQLATAHAEAAAGQLPSAPPSEIYCHSLTDPTILGPELAATGHHTLTLFGLHTPARLFAADNDGTRAALLAATLEQLDAQLDEPITDCLALDADGRPCIEAKTPLDLARELRLPGGHIFHRDLSFPYAEEGTGRWGVETGHANVLLCGAGAVRGGGVSGIPGHNAAMAALGR from the coding sequence ATGACCGACCCCGCGCCCCTTCCCGGCGTTCCCGGACCGTCCGCCTCCGCCTCCGCCGCGAGCTCCGCCTCCTACGATGCCGTCGTCGTCGGCGGCGGTCACAACGGGCTCGTCGCCGCCGCCTATCTGGCGCGGGCCGGGTGGAGCGTGCTCGTGCTGGAGCGGCTCGGGTCGACCGGCGGCGCGGCCGTGTCCACCCGGCCCTTCGCCGGGGTCGACGCACGGCTCTCCCGGTACTCGTACCTCGTCTCGCTCCTCCCGGAGAAGATCGTGCGCGAGCTGGGACTGCGCTTCGCCGTACGGAAGCGGTCCGTCTCCTCGTACACCCCGCGCGGCGACGGCGGCCTCCTCGTCGGCGGCGGCCCCGACCGCACCCGCGCCTCCTTCGCCGCGCTCACCGGCTCCGACCGCGAGTACGAGGCCTGGCAGGCGTTCTACGCCCGGACCGGCCGGGTCGCCCGCCGTGTCTTCCCCACCCTCACCGAGCCGCTGCCCACCCGTGACGCGCTCCGCGCCCGGGTGGACGACGCCGACACCTGGCGGATGCTCTTCGAGGAACCCCTCGGGGTCGCCGTCGAGCGGGAGTTCGCCGACGACCTCGTGCGCGGGGTCGTCCTCACCGACGCACTCATCGGCACCTTCGCCGACGCCCACGAGCCGACGCTCCTCCAGAACCGCTGCTTCCTCTACCACGTGATCGGCGGCGGCACCGGCGACTGGGACGTGCCGGTCGGCGGCATGGGCGCTCTCACCGACGCCCTCGCCGGGGCGGCCCGCGCCGCCGGCGCCGACCTCCGTACCGGCCACGAGGTCACCCGGATCGAGACCGACGGCCGCCGCGCCGCGATCACCTACCGCACCGCCGAAGGCGAGGGCACCGTCGACGCCGGCCACGTCCTCGTCAACGCCTCCCCGACCGACCTCGCCGTCCTCCTCGGCGAGACGCCCCCGCCCGCCCCGGAGGGCGCCCAGCTCAAGGTCAACATGCTGCTGACCCGGCTGCCGAAGCTGCGCGACCGGAGCGTCGACCCGCACGAGGCCTTCGCCGGCACCTTCCACATCGCCGAGGGGTACGGGCAGCTCGCCACCGCCCACGCCGAGGCCGCGGCGGGGCAGCTGCCCTCCGCACCGCCCTCCGAGATCTACTGCCACTCCCTGACGGATCCCACGATCCTCGGCCCCGAACTGGCCGCCACGGGACACCACACGCTCACCCTGTTCGGTCTGCACACCCCCGCGCGGCTGTTCGCCGCCGACAACGACGGCACCCGGGCCGCGCTCCTCGCCGCGACCCTCGAACAGCTCGACGCCCAGCTGGACGAGCCGATCACCGACTGCCTCGCCCTCGACGCGGACGGCCGACCCTGCATCGAGGCGAAGACCCCGCTCGACCTCGCACGCGAACTCCGTCTCCCCGGCGGCCACATCTTCCACCGGGACCTCTCCTTCCCGTACGCGGAGGAGGGCACGGGCCGGTGGGGCGTCGAGACCGGCCACGCCAATGTGCTGCTGTGCGGCGCGGGCGCCGTCCGGGGCGGGGGAGTGAGCGGCATCCCCGGCCACAACGCGGCGATGGCGGCCCTCGGCCGCTAG
- a CDS encoding ArsR/SmtB family transcription factor, which produces MSSVMNAQLIDRSVAESYATWFKALSDRTRVQILNLLALATGPMSVGEIVERVGVGQSTVSHHLKLLAGVRFVRRERRGTSMLYSINVACVACFPSAADAVMGRPAASV; this is translated from the coding sequence ATGAGTAGTGTGATGAATGCCCAGCTGATCGACCGAAGCGTGGCCGAGTCCTACGCCACCTGGTTCAAGGCTCTCTCCGATCGCACCCGCGTGCAGATCCTCAACCTCCTCGCGCTGGCGACCGGGCCCATGAGTGTCGGAGAGATCGTGGAACGCGTGGGCGTCGGACAGTCGACGGTGTCCCACCACCTGAAGCTGCTCGCCGGCGTGCGGTTCGTCCGGCGTGAGCGCCGGGGAACGTCGATGCTCTACTCCATCAACGTCGCCTGCGTGGCCTGCTTCCCCAGCGCCGCCGACGCCGTCATGGGTCGCCCCGCGGCCTCCGTCTGA
- a CDS encoding ArsR/SmtB family transcription factor codes for MESTPRAAGAPAGACCPPIAAAALSERDAEIMAAMFKALADPVRLRLLSRVASHPSGEACVCDIADVGVSQPTVSHHLKKLREAGLLTSERRGTWVYYRPAPGILASLGAFLAGNEKVGRGEAPLTAQVS; via the coding sequence ATCGAGTCGACCCCTCGCGCAGCCGGCGCACCGGCCGGCGCCTGCTGTCCGCCCATCGCGGCCGCCGCGCTGTCCGAACGAGACGCCGAGATCATGGCGGCGATGTTCAAGGCGCTGGCCGATCCGGTACGGCTCCGCCTCCTGTCCAGGGTGGCCTCACACCCCAGTGGTGAGGCGTGCGTCTGCGACATAGCCGACGTGGGGGTTTCCCAGCCCACGGTCAGTCACCACTTGAAGAAGCTCCGGGAGGCGGGCCTGCTCACCTCCGAGCGGCGCGGCACCTGGGTGTACTACCGTCCGGCGCCCGGAATTCTGGCCTCGCTGGGCGCCTTTCTCGCCGGCAACGAGAAGGTCGGCCGGGGAGAAGCGCCGCTGACGGCTCAGGTCTCCTGA
- a CDS encoding serine/threonine-protein kinase yields the protein MGESRLIQGRYRLHEVIGRGGMGEVWRATDEALGRGVAVKCLKPLGPQQDPQVLTVVRERFRREARVAAALQHRGITVVHDFGEYDGVLFLVMELLEGRNLSQLLTANAQHPLPVHDLVEIADQVADALAYTHRQGIVHRDLKPANIMRLRDGTVKICDFGIARLGTDMGFTSKLTGTGIAMGTPHYMSPEQIGGGEIDHRSDLYSLGCVLYELATGAPPFDLGDSWAILIGHRDTVPSPPRAHRAELPDYFDRIVVDLLAKVPEERPADAGDLRRRIVSGRVSTTPVAPLVVPGPGPHAPPPAPAWARGITGGHRPTDAGAVTRPVSHDPTAAVLTTEWTTAAPSTTATPPAAGSGVTTGAGAALSTGIASAPATDRTPAPGAPSAELVAVLAGRYRAGMGLGRLGRWDEAESVHRSVAEHRAAALGEDHPDTLASHYEVGFALARLDRPADALRVFDRVAGTRSRVLGEDHPDTLAARQERAYALGRLGRHPEAYEGYVTVLAARERTVGPDHPDTLRCRHNLAFTLGRLGRLEESHRTAQEVAEARARLLGADHPDTLLTLHEVAYTLGRLGRGQEALAQYRALADARAATLGPDHPDTLAARYETGVCLGRLGQAADALDVCRDLVAARTRAQGADGPETLRARHALAVNLGRLGRWAEARTESEGVHADRARVLGPDHPDTLLSRRETAVALGRHGREEEALEAYRAIGAARTRVLGPAHPDTLAALDDEAHCLERLGRPTEAAALHLKAAMSVDP from the coding sequence ATGGGGGAGTCCAGACTCATTCAGGGCCGGTACCGCCTGCACGAGGTCATCGGCCGCGGCGGCATGGGCGAGGTGTGGCGCGCCACCGACGAGGCACTCGGGCGGGGTGTCGCCGTGAAGTGCCTCAAACCGCTCGGACCGCAGCAGGACCCCCAGGTCCTCACCGTGGTCCGCGAGCGGTTCCGGCGCGAGGCCCGGGTGGCCGCCGCGCTCCAGCACCGGGGCATCACCGTGGTCCACGACTTCGGCGAGTACGACGGGGTGCTCTTCCTCGTCATGGAACTGCTCGAAGGGCGCAACCTCAGCCAGCTCCTCACGGCCAACGCCCAGCACCCGCTGCCCGTCCACGACCTCGTCGAGATCGCCGACCAGGTCGCGGACGCCCTCGCGTACACCCACCGCCAGGGCATCGTGCACCGCGACCTGAAACCCGCGAACATCATGCGGCTCCGGGACGGGACGGTGAAGATCTGCGACTTCGGGATAGCCCGCCTCGGCACCGACATGGGGTTCACGTCCAAGCTCACCGGGACGGGCATCGCCATGGGCACGCCCCACTACATGTCGCCCGAGCAGATCGGCGGCGGCGAGATCGACCACCGCAGCGACCTCTACTCGCTGGGGTGCGTGCTGTACGAGCTGGCCACCGGCGCCCCGCCGTTCGACCTCGGCGACTCCTGGGCGATCCTCATCGGGCACCGGGACACGGTGCCGAGTCCGCCGCGTGCCCACCGAGCCGAACTCCCCGACTACTTCGACCGGATCGTCGTCGACCTGCTCGCCAAGGTGCCCGAGGAGCGGCCCGCGGACGCGGGCGACCTGCGCCGCCGGATCGTGTCCGGCCGCGTCTCGACGACGCCCGTCGCGCCCCTGGTCGTCCCCGGGCCCGGCCCCCACGCGCCCCCACCCGCGCCCGCGTGGGCCCGGGGGATCACCGGCGGACATCGGCCCACGGACGCCGGGGCCGTGACCCGGCCGGTCTCCCACGACCCGACCGCGGCCGTACTCACCACGGAATGGACCACGGCGGCCCCGTCGACCACCGCGACCCCGCCGGCTGCGGGGAGCGGGGTGACCACCGGGGCCGGGGCGGCCCTTTCCACGGGAATCGCATCGGCCCCCGCGACCGACCGGACCCCCGCCCCCGGCGCTCCCTCCGCCGAGCTGGTCGCGGTGCTCGCCGGCCGCTACCGCGCGGGGATGGGCCTCGGTCGTCTCGGCCGCTGGGACGAGGCCGAGTCCGTGCACCGGTCCGTCGCGGAGCACCGTGCCGCCGCCCTCGGCGAGGACCATCCCGACACCCTGGCCAGCCACTACGAGGTCGGCTTCGCCCTCGCCCGGCTCGACCGCCCAGCCGACGCGCTGCGCGTCTTCGACCGCGTCGCCGGGACCCGCTCCCGCGTCCTCGGCGAGGACCACCCGGACACGCTGGCCGCCCGGCAGGAGCGGGCGTACGCGCTCGGGCGGCTCGGCCGTCACCCCGAGGCGTACGAGGGGTACGTCACGGTGCTCGCCGCCCGCGAGCGGACCGTCGGGCCCGACCACCCCGACACCCTGCGCTGCCGCCACAACCTGGCGTTCACGCTCGGCCGCCTCGGCCGCCTGGAGGAGTCGCACCGTACGGCCCAGGAGGTCGCGGAGGCGCGGGCACGGCTGCTCGGCGCGGACCACCCCGACACCCTCCTGACCCTCCATGAGGTGGCGTACACCCTCGGGCGGCTCGGGCGCGGACAGGAGGCGCTCGCTCAGTACCGCGCCCTGGCCGACGCGCGCGCCGCGACCCTGGGCCCCGACCACCCGGACACCCTCGCCGCCCGCTACGAGACCGGCGTCTGCCTCGGACGGCTCGGCCAGGCCGCGGACGCCCTCGACGTCTGCCGGGACCTCGTCGCCGCCCGGACCCGCGCCCAGGGCGCCGACGGGCCCGAGACCCTGCGCGCGCGCCACGCCCTCGCCGTCAACCTCGGCCGGCTGGGCCGCTGGGCGGAGGCACGCACCGAGTCCGAGGGCGTCCACGCCGACCGGGCGCGGGTCCTCGGGCCGGACCACCCGGACACCCTCCTGAGCCGCCGGGAGACCGCCGTCGCCCTCGGGCGGCACGGCCGCGAGGAGGAGGCGCTGGAGGCGTACCGCGCGATCGGCGCGGCCCGCACCCGTGTCCTCGGCCCCGCCCACCCCGACACCCTCGCCGCCCTCGACGACGAGGCCCACTGCCTGGAACGCCTCGGCCGACCGACCGAGGCCGCCGCCCTCCATCTCAAGGCGGCCATGTCGGTCGACCCCTGA
- a CDS encoding GNAT family N-acetyltransferase, with amino-acid sequence MATPPPHTGFVLVPMADDHAPSVMAIYQQGIDEGNATFETAAPPWSAFDTAKLPAHRLVALDGRQRVVGWTAVSRVSARPAYLGVVEHSVYVCPTARGAGVGRALLEALIGSTEKAGIWTIQAGIFPENSASLALHESVGFRVLGRRERVARHHGVWRDVVLVERRSPVVE; translated from the coding sequence ATGGCCACACCACCCCCGCACACCGGATTCGTCCTCGTCCCCATGGCCGACGACCACGCCCCCTCCGTCATGGCGATCTACCAGCAGGGCATCGACGAGGGAAACGCCACGTTCGAGACCGCCGCCCCGCCGTGGAGCGCCTTCGACACCGCCAAACTGCCGGCGCACCGGCTCGTGGCGCTCGACGGGCGACAGCGGGTCGTCGGCTGGACGGCGGTGTCCCGCGTCTCGGCCCGCCCTGCCTACCTGGGGGTCGTCGAGCACTCCGTGTACGTCTGTCCCACGGCGCGCGGAGCGGGCGTGGGACGGGCGCTCCTGGAAGCCTTGATCGGCTCCACGGAGAAGGCGGGTATCTGGACCATCCAGGCGGGCATCTTCCCGGAGAACTCGGCGAGCCTCGCCCTGCACGAATCCGTGGGGTTCCGCGTTCTGGGCCGCCGGGAGCGCGTGGCCCGCCACCACGGCGTCTGGCGCGACGTCGTGCTCGTGGAACGCCGTAGTCCGGTGGTCGAATGA